GGTCACTTAGGATACAATTATGGAAGATATTGGAGGCATGGGCAAATGGAGTAAGAAAAACCTTAGGAGCTTACTGCAATTATCCTGGGCTTGAACAAAGGCAGTTAACAAGACAGgtattttatatcatttgttaTAAAGGGGGCCTCAAACAGCACCAGTAGGTGCTAAGAAGTGGAGATCGTGTTGGAAATACAGGCTCTTGTTCCACAGCCCTACCTTCATATTCAACACTTTTATCAAGCTCCTCAAGTAATCTGTAAGTCTAATAGGTACCACTCACAGAAGTAAGAAATACAGTAGGGTAGTTACAAAAGTATAATCAGTTTGAGGTGTTCCTGAACATTCAAAGGAAGCTAATCCATAGCAGGTGGGTGTATGGATCTGGAGGCTGGGTTGAAGTCAGTTTTGGAGATGCATTTTAACAGTTATCGACCTGATAATATTTGAAGTCATGGTCAAAGTCAAGTTTCTTAGGTTTTTGCCCAAGGAAAAGTTTATCATTGGGTAGAGGGCCCAGGAGAAAGCCTCAAGAAAACACCATTATTTAGCGTCCCATACAGCAAAAGGTACTCCACAAGAAATAGAAGGGACTTCCAGCAGAAGGAAGAAATAATCTGAGGAGTGGAAAGAAAGTTCCAAGTGGCAGGATGGTGAACAGTCCCATTTTCCAGCAGAGGTCACATAAGGATAGATAAGTGTCCATCGGTTTTGGTAATCTTGATGTCAGAATAAAGCTAGGAGTGGAGATTATTTCCCATTAAGTTCCTTCTTGACTTTAGTAATGTGGGGCTGCAATTTAGAGTTTCTCCTTTCAAAGTTCAGCTGAGTTGAAAATGTGAGAGGAGCTTGGTATGGAGCCAGTTTGCAAATATTCTCTCTTCCATTAGGATGGTAAATTCTTTAAGGATACGGAAGGCACAGAAAGATGAGTAAGACCCAGTCCTATTCCTCAGTTTTTAACAAATAAGAAGACAACTTAATACAAGAAAGGACATGTATTATAAAATACTAGAGGGATTCCAAAGAAGAATACACTATATCCAAACAGAAGAGGCTACTTCTCTTCACTTAACATAGAAATCTGCACACATTTAATACTCAAACTATTATTAATTGCTGAGTTCACTCAAAAATCTTGTGAATTATCAATCAAGTCCCATTTATCCAAAATCCAAGGAAACTTCAAACTCATTCAtgagatatttattaaaataacacatttagggaaaaaaatcaatacaatgtATACATCATTACTGAAAACTGTATACCATCATACAAAAAaggattttattttggaaaactttTTCCTAATTTATGGCAAGTTTAactttcagaaataaaaccacaaaacaacGCAATCTAATTCAATCTTAAAGGCTGGCATGCTGAGCAAGgaatgttcttattctttgtaggAGCTCCTTCTTTACACTGTCAGGGACCAGggctgaaatataaaaataaaaatgtaagagcAAAAAGATTACAATTACTCGATATAATTTCAGGTAGGATATGTTATTCAGAGTAATCAATAAACTACACATACAAAATACATTCCACAACGATGAGAAAACACTGAAAAATGAAGGGGACAGAAGACTCTCTTCAACTACAACAAATcgataaatttaaattaaaaaatttatgcttggttaaaaatataaaaagggtcAAACTGAGCATGAGCTTTGCATATGGAAGGAAACCTGAActggatccctgagcaaagagttgGGAATATCCTGAGTACTCTAAGGTATGGTCCACAGTCCCCTTTCCCCTCCATAGCACCAACATTAAAATCAAAGCCGAAAATTAGGGAACTGGCCTTATCTTTTTACTACTGAAATTTCCAGActgataaataaaaaacaaaacaaaacaaaacaaaaaaaccctaacacAAGATTGGCAAAAGAATGGTCAATTGATCGCTTCTTGGCCTTTCAGCTTAAATTGAGCAAggagataaagaaaaggagaagcaaAAAACTCTAGAATGAACAAGGGGCCAAACACttgataatgaaaataaaaacctataCTTTGATAACACATTTAATTAATTAGGGTGAAATGGAAAGGTTACTGGTCGCTGGAAAGGTTAAAAGTTGCTGGTTGGATTCAGGAAATAGGCGCATTCATAGTAGATGTTGTGGGACTAAAAAATGGCATGCACATATTTGGAAAGATAATTTGGCAGTACTTTGTTGAAATGATACATATTCTAACTAAGCgcagatataaaacaaaaagccaacaacCTACAAATTAGGCTGCAGagacagtggataaggtgcttgcttgccttacaGAAAACAAATCTGGGTTTTTGACTCAGCATCACACAGAATCCCTCTAGCTAGCCCATCAGTACTAATTCCCCGCCAGATTCAAGCCAAAGTCTGAGCCAGTGATGCCTAAGCGTTTTGTATTGCCCCTGACACAAAAGATCCAAAACTTCAAGTAGCTAACTGAATTTACACTTTTTCAATTTTGAACCATAAAATATTACCTAAtgagtaaaattataaattaaaatactgaCATCTGATACCTTGAAActgtataaaaataacttttacttattatataaaatttatatagttttattattctttttatataatatatttttatataaaaacttatGAAATGTTAACAAACATATAATATTTTGGGATTAATGATTAGGAAAGTTGAGAATCAACTAAATCTTCTGTCATTTGCTTTAATCCAGAATAAAAAAATGTGGAGATAGTTCAGTTTCCACAAAAATTCCCATGAATAaatgcacaaataaaataaataatctctaTAAGTGTGTGTCTAGATATACTTTATAATTCAGTCTACTGAAAATGTGACCATAATGAATGACCCATAAAggtcaatctctctctctctctctctctctctctctctctctctctctctctctctctctctctccctcccccccctctctctctccctccctccctccctccctctctctttctctctctctctctctctctctctctctctctctctctctctctctctccccctccttccctccctccctccctccctccctccctccctccctccctccctccctccctccctctctctttgctttttgggccacaccctgtgacactcaggggttactcctggttacgcactcagaaattgctcctggcttggaggactataagagacaccagggattgaaccaaggtccatcctatatctgctacatgtaaggcaaacaccctaccgctctaccgctgagctattgctctggctccttataAAATAATAGCCTGAGGGAAATTTTAGTATGGTTATATGACTATcagaaatacaaaatttaaatctctaacaaaaactaaaacaaccccccaaaaatccattTGACCCCCACAAATATAAGTTCACtgtatcttaaaatatttctatccttggggctggagtggtggtgcaaggggtaaggcctcGCACACACCAGCCTAggtgaaccacagttcgatcccccagcgtcccatatggtccctttaagccaggagtgatttctgagtgcacagccaggagtaacccgagtttcactgggtgtggcctaaaccaaaccaaataaatgaatctaaaagcaatttctattttttttttgggagggggagcacatctggtgatgctcaggtgttactcctggttatgtgcttagaaatagctcctggcttgggggaaccatgagacgccaggaattgaacccaggtttgccctactgctgtgctaacactctagccccaaaaatatttctattcttaacaattaaaaaaatagaattaaaaataatttcacttcttTATTATTTGCTCCTCTTCTGTTTGGAGTTACAAGGCATAGAAGTGAAGATTTTAAGTGCTGAAGGAGTAGCAAAGAACAATTTCTCCCCCAAATAATCCAGTTCCTGAATGTTAATATGGTAAACCAAAACTACAGAAAGAATCCataactactttttaaaattagtgaaaattattttaaaaataagtccatggtgggaaaatattttatctgacaagttttgggaaaaaaagtCATGTTTTCAGCTAGTACAGAGCAAAgatgattggaaaaaaaaattgattatggAATCCCTTCACAATAAGCGACAgttaacaaaacaaatattttctagcaGTTATTTTCATGTGTATTTGCTTTCAcactttttttgggccacacctggtgacgctcaggggttactcctggctatgtgctcagatatcactcctgtcttgggggaccatatgggattccgggatttgaaccacagtccgtccaggatgggctgcacgcaaggcaatcacccaccgctgtgctatttctttggcccctaatTTATATTTCTGTGAGAAAACAACAAAGGGGGAAGGGGTCATTTAAATTAGTTTACTATGTTCCAGTTAGGTACCAAAATCTTTTTCCTGAAAATGAAAATACTGTAGTCACATCTGAAATGAAAATGATATAGTCCTCAGGCTCATAATGATCCTAACTGCTAATTTCCTCTTCCCTTGACCTTCTATAAGCAAAGTgataaaaggaaggaatgaaggaaatggGGAAGTAGCTCATTACATGCAGGCTTAAATTCAATTTCTGGTACTGCATGGGTAAACTACTTACCCCcacctgctaggaataattccctgaatgctgctgggtggggGCCCACcggattaaaaacaacaaaaagaagacagCTGTAGTCTAAATCTTAAGTATGTATCCAAATTCTTATTTGGACATTTAAGGAGAGagccttgtttatttttaataaggcaCGCGATAGTAGAGCATGACTCGAGCAGGATAAAACTtgagttattaaatatttaagtggAGTCAGATCATAtctaattaaaattcaaaatccaGGCTTCAGGTAATATATGCCCCtctaaaaaatttctattttaaaaatgagctGTCTTAGCAACTATGTCTACTTACCCGTATACTGCTTTAGGGGGCAAAGGCATTTACACCTTTTGCctcattaattatttaaagtCATGCTAGAGGGCCAGATAAGCCATTGTAGCTCTTCTCAATGAGGATTTCCAGGTACCCAAGTAAAGGAGGCAGAGATATGGCTCAGTGGGTAGATGGTAGACCATATGTGCAGAAGATGTAAATTTGATTCCCAGCCAGGGATGGGAACCGCAGAGTGGAGAGTAAACAAGGATTAAGCACTTGGAAAGAGGCATTTCCTTATTAAAAAAGGCTGAACAAGCAAGAGAGAAAAGACAAATACAACACAAATACTTCTTACCTCTGCCTTTTGGTGTGATTTCAGCCACCAAGTCATCAACAGTAACGTGTTCTAgtcctttttctttaattacctcttatgcaaaagcaaaaaacaaatcataTCATTTAAAATCATTATCTGTAAGAAAGATTTTCATAGAGGAAGGGTTAAGATCATGTTTTTAAATTGCAGACTGGTGTTTCAAAAATAAGAGGATacgtgttttgtttttctaatgaaGATTTTAGTTCAACCTTAAGACACAgtcataattcaaaatattaaaaacaaaacatcaaagtCTCCTGATCTCTCTGTTAGGTAACCTAACAGAGAACACTCAGAATGAATTTGAACCGTAAACTCAGATATAAAATTTGTCAAGAGCTGTAAACATATAACTCTGAACTCAATTTCAATATACAATcacactggtatttttttttttttttggtttttgggccacacccagtgttgcttagaggttattcctggctgtctgctcagaaatagctcctggcaggcacgggggaccatatgggacaccaggattcgaaccaaccacctttggtcctggatcagctgcttgcaaggcaaacgccgctgtgctacctctctgtgCCCCACActggtattttaataaaaaaaaaagggctgagtctaactataattatataaaattaaataaaaaacactaaaaCAGGCAACAACTTTGTTCCTTTTTGTTCTATAGTTTAAACCATAACAAAATAGTAAAGTTGTTACTATTTTTACTGGCTTTCTATTATGTACTTAATATGACTTAATAGGCAACACTCCAATACGCTGAGTATGTTTCAGATTGCAGGTGAGACAAATAAAGTTTATTGAACAACCCATCTAAACATGAGTTGAAATTCAGCTCTAATCTTTTACCAGTCAAAGTCTGTATTGTATGTACTCAAAATCTCTGCATTTTCTAAGATATCTTCTTCGTCTTCTTAGGCTTAACGTTCTAGTCTCTATCATCGCTTGTAGAAACTATGGCAATACAATGAAGTTCATTAGAAATACCCAGAGTTCCATCATATCAAAGACTGAGCTAGAAACCAGCTCATCcattatacattaaaaaattaaatatgattctCTAAAAGCTTTTACAGATACACTGTTCAAAATAATATTGCTAAAGACAGGAGCTAGAATTCCTGTGAGCCTGCCAACCATGAAGTGCTGAGTTTATTAACTCAAAGCCGACTAGGAATAGCTGATATTCAATCTTAGAGTaggaaaactgaaaaagaaaatcttgctTCACTtgcttaaagaaaaatacaaagtacTAAACATTTAGGAATTCGGTTTACATATTATTGGGGAGAAAGTCATTATTACTACAAAAAttgattttctatttgtttaaaattatgcTTAAATACTCAATATAcctttaaatatagttttttccCCCCAAGGTACCCCAAACCAAGTCAGGAGCAAAAGAATTAGTGCATCTTCTAAATGAAATTGATTACCTTTACAATGTGCCTTCAACTGATCCTTCCAGCCGCATTCAATTAATTTAGCTCGCAGCAACTCTTTGAGGCTGTTGAAAAAGATGTATTTTCAATTCAACTAGAGTAACTACAGAACCTTAGGTAGGAATATTTGAGGCAATTTCAACTGTTTAATTAAAAATCCTGGCTGTCCTTGTACGATTTAACATATTTGACTTATTATTGACTGAATAAATGCTAGGTTTGCTGTTTTCATATTTCCAATAAAAAGTCTTAAGGTGGCTATGATGAAGCTTTGAGCAAAATGAAAGTAATAATGCAGAGCTGCTTTTTTCTGGTGAAGCTAAAGAGCAGACTTCaactaaaaattactttttttttttttttcctttggcttcgTTTCTTGGAGTTAATGAGTTGACCTTGCATTAAACTATTcttcaaataatttgaaaaagaaatgattctTACCTACACAACCACAACCTAGACACACTTTATCTTAATTAAAGACAGAAATGCTAGCTCTAACATGAGAAGAGTTAGAAATGTGGCTTTACATTAAGGAGCTGTAGTTCTTAGTTAACACTTCTTCTGGAAGTATATCTCTTTTGCAATATTTTGTCTTTACGGAgggaaaaatttaataatattttggtcTATTCCTGATTATCTAGTgtgaaaaaaagagattaaatacTGTTATCGTTTAGATACATTTCAGAGAGGAAGTGGGTAATGAATACTATGCaaacacattaaatataaaataaagcatttggGGGGAATATTGAAGTTCCATATTCAAGAAGGTTACAAGGTGTTTGGggttcttttaaaataagaaactgtCAACCTTATTTTCATTTCCATATATGAGACTGGAAGAAGAGCTTTAAGACCAGAGGTTGTTCTATCCAGTTAGTAGTTGAATGGTGGACCCTGCACTGCAGCTGTCAGTATGGAACTAAGAGATGCAGAGGGCCCCTGGACCTCTTCAGCTCCATCTGCCACCTCAGCCTGAGGAACAGTAAACTTGAGAGCAGCCCATTCACCCTGAAATTCCTCCCCATTATAGCAGCAACCTGCTTTCTAACTATCTAGCTATCTCTTATGCTCACACAAGATGGTGAATTGCCTGGATGGAACTTTCTAGATAAAGAGGTAAAGGCACTTGACTCACATgtagctgacctaagtttgatcccaagcaccactgataTTACTCTTGAatcacctctgagcaccattcgGTGTATCCCTCCTGGCCCCCAAAGAATTTCGTGGGCCCGTTCCTCCACCCCATGAAACCCAGTGAATGAGTCCCTCTGTTCCCGAAAGAGAGAGCAAGTTCCCTGTATGTGGCACAGAGGAATGTGTGTTCAAAGAACAGTGGCAGGCAGGCTAACATAAGACACCTGAGAAAGCCCTGGGATCAGTAACCACCAGAAACCCTAGCTCCCAGAAAGCAGAAATCTGGAGCTGGTTAGAGATAGTTCTAGGAGTGAAGCTGCCGGCAATGGGAGTGGCTCTGGTGACAAAAGCACATTTTCAGAGAGCTCACTAGCTACTATTTTTGTACACTATCACTCTGACATCACTGGGATTTTAATGGCATCGAGATGCCCGAAGCTTCTTCCAAGTTTTCTTCACATGTATAGAAGccattccttttccttttgtaGATGTAAAAAGCAAGAAGTCATAGGCACAAATGTGGGTTCCTGCATGTTATCTGAGGGCATCATCCCTCTCATTTAAGGACACATAAATTTAAGGACACATAAGGCAGATTTGggcggggggggaggggggggtttggccacaatcggtgaaactcaggggttactcctggctatgtgctcagaaatcactcctggcttgggggaccatatgggatgctgggggatcgaaccatggtccgacctaggtcagacatgtgcaaggcaaacactccggccccaaggcacCAGATATTGTGAAAGTTACCAGTACTTTACAACAGGAAACAAGAGCAGTAGATGGACCCGTCTCTGTGGAGTTCATAAAGTTGTTTGcggctttaaaaaaaatcattaaactgATTTATTGTGATTCtttccaatattaaaaaaaattagaaatctttTTTAACTACCAAAGAATAATTTTGCCTATGATGTTTTTACTTGACTCTGAGTTTGAGCTTGTCATCCTCAGACTGATTCATGGTGGGTTGTGGGTTGTCATGCCCTTTTACTCTTGGCAGTGGTCCCCTTCCTGCACAAGGCAGCTGTTCATGAGAGGACCTGAAGACTGGGTGCAGCTCAGGCCCTCAGGCCCTAAGGCCCTAGTGCACGGAATTAATTACCTTCTATCCCAGTGGGGCTCCAGGGCTTCCAGGACTGCActgggtgatgcttaggggacatGTAGTGCCATGGTTGAACCAGAGTTGGGTGCACAGATGAAATGACCCTTAACTCCTGTGTTATTTTCTCCTGCTTTATTATTTCATGATAATTTGGTTTATACACCTTTGAAGTACAGGAAATAAACTTCTTTAAGTATAAGGAATATGGAAGATTTCAGCTTGCACTACAAAGAGCTACCAACTTAATCCTCTTATCACAAAACTCAATActaataatttttcaattaagAGCTAAAACAAGACTAATGACTAGAGCTAAGAAAATATAGGAGAGAAACTGTAGAGAAATTATAGGATTTCTGGTATTAAATGTGAATGAATTTTAACAATGCTTAAAAATGAGCACTGAGACCAGAGGTAATTCAGTAAggagggagcttgtcttgcacgcagctgaccagggttccaattcccagcattccaaatggaaCCCCaaacactggcaggagtgattccataGCGCAGAGCTAAAAATAACCCTTGGgcattgccagctgtggcccacaaaacaaaaaaaaaaagcagttgctTCCAGAGCAGAAACAATATTTGTACTTGCACTAAAAATACTATACGGATACTTCATTTAAAGCCATTTTTATAAACCATCTTTCCAAGTTAGAACTAGAatggatttaaaaatatagaaaaaaaaaaccaaaaaaaacttgaTTTCATGTGTGTAAAGGGAATGAATACTTTCCTACCTAATGTTacctttattaaattatattaacattTAGCTCATAGGTGTTATTGTTAATATgcccatttttaaaaagttgcacTTTTAGATTATTTGCGAGTTGTGTTTAAACAGGAGCCATACCTGGGAATACTTGGGCCAGCACCACAGTGTTTATGGACTCCCAGGGCCATGGCCTATGAGGTACAGGAACCTGAACTCAGGCCAAGTACATGTTAGGCAGGTGCTCTCATGACTCTAACTACACCTCAGTGGCCTCTCGATAcaataattttaagtttaaagtAAAGATCATCTGCTaaacagaggaagaaagaaatcactaTCCCTAAtagttccatatatatatatatatatatatatatatatatatatatatatatatatatatatatatatatatatatatatatatgtatgtattttatttttttttttgcttttggccacAATCAGAAGTGAACCAGGCAAatgctaaaggatcactcctggcagtgataaggggaccacatgcagtgctgaAGAACCAAGCCAGGACCCAGGACCCAGGTTATCGAACCAGCTAACCTATGTCTTGTCTGTCTGGCCCCAATATAAATAAGCTTTTGAGGATAGGGGAGTGTCTACTTTAAAAGCTGCAGGATCTCTACACTAAtgcatttcatatatatttagtaatCAAATAAATGCAGCGAGAATAAGACCTAGTATATAAAATGCAGTGAAAAACACTATAGCAGACCAGCAGTTCTCAAACTGGGATCAATTGGTCTCCATGTGggtccccaaaatattttaaataattcaaatctTGTAAGTCAAGTAATTGTACTTTGACTACAAACTCTCTTCCATTGACTCCTCCCCCTAATTTTATTCCTCTCACCTTGCAGATATCCtgtccctttcctttctcccacGAATCtcataaattattattgtttttcattatgCCAGCTATACAGTAACTGTGACATCTGATTCCAAGACTGTTCTTTCTTACATTTTAGTTATTCTCTAACTGGCATGTCCACCATAATTTAATTTagtgttttctcttttcattgGGAAAAAATGGGTGTCGGTGAACTGCAGCAAATGTCATCATGAGTGCACCAAAACAGTTTTTatcagtattttcttttccttttgccaTAACCACTCTTGCCAATTCTCAACCTCAATTGTAATTTTTCTACATTCATATGCCACATATCATGTAAGCTAACTGCTTCTCTTCCAAGGTTCCATGAGGTAACCCTTTCATTTTGATATTAAGTTTTTCCCATCTTATTTGTATGACAGTAAGTCTAACCGGATTTTCTTTGCTACACATCAGCATGTTATCTTGTCATAGTGGCAATTCCATCCTAATTCCTCAGGCTAGAAACCTTGAGAAGGCCTTTTGCTCAGCAACATTGTTAAGAAGACAGAGTCAACTAACTACGAAATGTTAGTAGTTTAAGTTCTAAAATATACCCTACAGTCCATCCAAATGATCTTCATTCACTCTGCTATTACCACCCTGGTTCAAGTCATCATCTTTAATGGACCCTTAACACTGCTGCAGGACTTGTTCCCCTGCTTCTTCCTTGGTCTATTTTCTCCTTCAATTTCTCAACCCCCCTCTTCCCACATCTTCCCAACTGATTTAGAATATAATAGTCAGTTGGCTGTTATATAACCGTTTTCCTCATAGCCGGATTGGCAGTGGTCTGATTCCAAGAAGTTGCATACTATAGCCTAAATGATCCTCATAATCTGAACCCACCAGTGTCTCTCTCACCCCTTCGCTAACCTAACTCTCTAATGTTCCGAAAAAAGTTGGGCAAATTACTATCTCAACATTTTTGGATCTTGGGAATTGTCAGGGTCCATCTACATACTTCTAATCTCCCATCAGCATCTAAAAATAAGATATTCGTTATTTTCTGCTTGTTATTTCTCTACAACTCATCACCACCtaacatgttatatatattttatctctctccttccattAGAATGTAGGCgctaggagggaaaaaaaaaccccaaagaattCCTTCTGTTTAGAACTCTATACACAGTGC
This is a stretch of genomic DNA from Suncus etruscus isolate mSunEtr1 chromosome 5, mSunEtr1.pri.cur, whole genome shotgun sequence. It encodes these proteins:
- the ENY2 gene encoding transcription and mRNA export factor ENY2: MVVSKMNKDAQMRAAINQKLIETGERERLKELLRAKLIECGWKDQLKAHCKEVIKEKGLEHVTVDDLVAEITPKGRALVPDSVKKELLQRIRTFLAQHASL